In one Carassius carassius chromosome 48, fCarCar2.1, whole genome shotgun sequence genomic region, the following are encoded:
- the LOC132131197 gene encoding growth hormone receptor-like isoform X2 has translation MLCFLLLELHWMTVTEALQSSKEDGKRPYIYRCRSPNMEIFTCWWHPIANQDNVTYTLLYTMGERAPQECPDYVSGGINSCFFDAKHTQVWEMYCMNVTANTHTGPITSKKHCLDVVEIVETDPPFNLTYIMLNESIGEVGRSVLVSWLHPIESLVHEQLMMLVYELRYRNLAQPDNWRGMERLREPHVEFLDLPVGRYEFSVRCRTTSNKHWSVWSESIIVTINGRALSDQMLALILVTSIAIMIFIIFTLGNIPRGKRIKSFFLPAIPKPRIPGLEPAPLKKGKIDEIDQHFSSFHGYRSPQYCMETCSHVSEDTSPAVTPSSIQSDGIQEDVLIRTITPCVLIGPIKQYVTCPDGQQSVQTNCTPAPYCRSPTPYCEEDTPPPYPGPAHPELTSVPGMNYSMILSPAPTTPPTQDFYTCVNGVTPSGALHLVPYLPLNQRADDEAEKKSQLPALLEKQKEALLSTIESNPSNAGMPS, from the exons ATGCTGTGCTTTCTGCTCCTGGAGCTTCACTGGATGACCGTCACTGAAGCGCTGCAGTCGTCCAAGGAAG ATGGCAAAAGGCCGTATATTTACCGCTGCCGCTCGCCCAACATGGAGATCTTCACCTGCTGGTGGCATCCGATCGCTAATCAGGACAACGTCACCTACACACTCCTGTACACCATGGG TGAGCGTGCTCCTCAGGAGTGTCCTGATTACGTGAGCGGCGGCATCAACAGCTGCTTCTTCGATGCCAAACACACTCAGGTCTGGGAGATGTACTGTATGAACGTGACGGCAAACACGCACACGGGACCCATCACCTCTAAGAAACACTGCCTGGACGTGGTCGAGATAG TGGAGACCGACCCACCCTTTAACTTGACATACATCATGCTGAACGAGAGCATCGGTGAAGTCGGCCGCAGTGTTTTAGTGTCCTGGCTGCATCCGATTGAGTCTCTGGTGCATGAGCAACTGATGATGCTGGTCTACGAGCTGCGCTACAGAAACCTCGCTCAGCCAGACAACTGGAGG GGAATGGAGCGTTTGCGCGAGCCTCATGTGGAGTTTTTGGATCTGCCGGTGGGAAGGTATGAGTTCAGTGTGCGCTGCCGCACCACCAGCAACAAACACTGGAGTGTATGGAGTGAGTCCATCATCGTCACCATCAACGGCAGAGCTCTGTCCG atcAAATGTTGGCCTTGATCCTTGTGACCAGCATCGCCATCatgatcttcatcatcttcacttTGGGGAACATCCCACGAGGCAAGAG GATTAAATCATTCTTCCTGCCAGCGATTCCCAAACCGCGCATCCCAGGACTTGAACCCGCTCCGCTGAAG AAGGGGAAGATTGATGAGATCGATCAGCATTTCTCCAGTTTTCACGGCTATAGGTCTCCACAGTACTGCATGGAGACATGTTCCCATGTGAGCGAGGACACGAGTCCGGCTGTGACACCCAGCAGCATCCAGTCTGACGGTATACAGGAGGATGTGCTGATCAGGACAATCACACCGTGTGTGTTGATTGGGCCAATCAAGCAGTACGTCACCTGCCCTGACGGACAACAGTCTGTTCAGACCAACTGCACTCCTGCACCTTACTGCCGCAGCCCCACCCCCTACTGTGAGGAAGACACGCCCCCTCCATACCCTGGGCCTGCCCACCCAGAGCTCACGTCTGTCCCAGGCATGAACTACAGCATGATCCTAAGCCCCGCCCCCACAACGCCGCCCACTCAGGACTTCTACACGTGTGTGAACGGTGTGACGCCCTCCGGCGCTCTGCATCTGGTGCCCTACCTGCCGCTCAACCAGAGAGCAGACGACGAAGCAGAAAAGAAAAGCCAGCTGCCAGCGCTACTGGAGAAGCAGAAGGAGGCGCTGTTGAGCACGATAGAGTCGAACCCGAGCAATGCTGGCATGCCTTCATAA
- the LOC132131197 gene encoding growth hormone receptor-like isoform X1, with the protein MLCFLLLELHWMTVTEALQSSKEDGKRPYIYRCRSPNMEIFTCWWHPIANQDNVTYTLLYTMGERAPQECPDYVSGGINSCFFDAKHTQVWEMYCMNVTANTHTGPITSKKHCLDVVEIVETDPPFNLTYIMLNESIGEVGRSVLVSWLHPIESLVHEQLMMLVYELRYRNLAQPDNWRGMERLREPHVEFLDLPVGRYEFSVRCRTTSNKHWSVWSESIIVTINGRALSDQMLALILVTSIAIMIFIIFTLGNIPRGKSRIKSFFLPAIPKPRIPGLEPAPLKKGKIDEIDQHFSSFHGYRSPQYCMETCSHVSEDTSPAVTPSSIQSDGIQEDVLIRTITPCVLIGPIKQYVTCPDGQQSVQTNCTPAPYCRSPTPYCEEDTPPPYPGPAHPELTSVPGMNYSMILSPAPTTPPTQDFYTCVNGVTPSGALHLVPYLPLNQRADDEAEKKSQLPALLEKQKEALLSTIESNPSNAGMPS; encoded by the exons ATGCTGTGCTTTCTGCTCCTGGAGCTTCACTGGATGACCGTCACTGAAGCGCTGCAGTCGTCCAAGGAAG ATGGCAAAAGGCCGTATATTTACCGCTGCCGCTCGCCCAACATGGAGATCTTCACCTGCTGGTGGCATCCGATCGCTAATCAGGACAACGTCACCTACACACTCCTGTACACCATGGG TGAGCGTGCTCCTCAGGAGTGTCCTGATTACGTGAGCGGCGGCATCAACAGCTGCTTCTTCGATGCCAAACACACTCAGGTCTGGGAGATGTACTGTATGAACGTGACGGCAAACACGCACACGGGACCCATCACCTCTAAGAAACACTGCCTGGACGTGGTCGAGATAG TGGAGACCGACCCACCCTTTAACTTGACATACATCATGCTGAACGAGAGCATCGGTGAAGTCGGCCGCAGTGTTTTAGTGTCCTGGCTGCATCCGATTGAGTCTCTGGTGCATGAGCAACTGATGATGCTGGTCTACGAGCTGCGCTACAGAAACCTCGCTCAGCCAGACAACTGGAGG GGAATGGAGCGTTTGCGCGAGCCTCATGTGGAGTTTTTGGATCTGCCGGTGGGAAGGTATGAGTTCAGTGTGCGCTGCCGCACCACCAGCAACAAACACTGGAGTGTATGGAGTGAGTCCATCATCGTCACCATCAACGGCAGAGCTCTGTCCG atcAAATGTTGGCCTTGATCCTTGTGACCAGCATCGCCATCatgatcttcatcatcttcacttTGGGGAACATCCCACGAGGCAAGAG CAGGATTAAATCATTCTTCCTGCCAGCGATTCCCAAACCGCGCATCCCAGGACTTGAACCCGCTCCGCTGAAG AAGGGGAAGATTGATGAGATCGATCAGCATTTCTCCAGTTTTCACGGCTATAGGTCTCCACAGTACTGCATGGAGACATGTTCCCATGTGAGCGAGGACACGAGTCCGGCTGTGACACCCAGCAGCATCCAGTCTGACGGTATACAGGAGGATGTGCTGATCAGGACAATCACACCGTGTGTGTTGATTGGGCCAATCAAGCAGTACGTCACCTGCCCTGACGGACAACAGTCTGTTCAGACCAACTGCACTCCTGCACCTTACTGCCGCAGCCCCACCCCCTACTGTGAGGAAGACACGCCCCCTCCATACCCTGGGCCTGCCCACCCAGAGCTCACGTCTGTCCCAGGCATGAACTACAGCATGATCCTAAGCCCCGCCCCCACAACGCCGCCCACTCAGGACTTCTACACGTGTGTGAACGGTGTGACGCCCTCCGGCGCTCTGCATCTGGTGCCCTACCTGCCGCTCAACCAGAGAGCAGACGACGAAGCAGAAAAGAAAAGCCAGCTGCCAGCGCTACTGGAGAAGCAGAAGGAGGCGCTGTTGAGCACGATAGAGTCGAACCCGAGCAATGCTGGCATGCCTTCATAA